A stretch of DNA from Halobaculum sp. XH14:
GAGCGCGAGGCGGTCCACGACATCGTCCACGAGCACCCGGAGATGGACGTGCTGCCCTCGAACATCGACATGACCGCCGCGGAGCCGGAGCTCACGCTCTCGCGCCGGAGCGGGGAGCAGCTCGCGCTGCTGCTCGACCGCATCGAGGACGACTACGACTTCATCGTCGTCGACTGCCCGCCGAACCTCGGGAACCTGATGGACAACGCGCTGTACGCGGCGCGCAATCTCCTCATCCCTGCACTGGCCGAATCCACCAGCAAACGGGCGTTCGAACTGCTGTTCGACCACGTCGAGGCCCTGGAACTCGACTACGACATCACCATCCGCGAGCGGGGCGTCGTCGTGAACCGCATCGACGTCCGGAAGAACCAGGCGAGCGAGATGGTCGACTGGATCAACGAGGCGTTCGACGGGGTTCCCGTGTGGGAGGTCCGCGAGCGCGCGGCCGTCCAGAAGGCCCTGGAGGACGGCTCCTCGCTGCTGCAGTACGACCCCGAGTGTGACATGTGCGAGGTGTTCCTCGAGGTCGCCGCGAACCTGGAGGAGCAGTTCGCCGTCACGGAGGTGGAAGCATGAGTTACCTCACACGCACTGCGCGTGCGGAACCCACGAGCGGAGGCGTCCGCTCATGAGCGAAGAGGACCGCGCCAGCAGGCTCCGGAACCGTCGCCAGCGGGCGAAGGACAAGGCGACGGGCGACGGCGAACCGGACGAGACGGCCGAGACCGACGAGTCGGCCGAAGCGGCCAACGTAGCCGAACCATCCAAACCGTCCGAACCGGACGAGCAGGGAGAGTCGGACGAACCGGGCGAGACGGCCGAGTCGGACGAGCCGGCGGCGGACAGCTCGGTAAAGGACGAACAGGTCGGGACGTACATGTACCTCCCGCGCGAGCAGAAGAAGGAACTCGAACGGACGTACAACCTGCTGAAGGCCGAGTACGAGTTCGAGTACGACGAGGAGTTCGAGAAGAACCGCCACTTCTTCCCGCTCGTCGTCCGCCACGGGCTGGCAACGCTGGCCGACGCCGACGCGGACGACGTTCCGTCCCTGCTCGAGGACGTGTAGGGCCGCTCCGTCGCGGGGATCCCGTCACCGACCCGCAATCGATAAATCCCATTTCGCGATACCTTCTCGTGGCCGGATGAGGCCGCAGTTCGACGTTCCCGAACACGCGGTGCGTTCCGGTTACTTCCCGTTCGGGCCGGTGCGGGCTATCGGTTCACGACCGAGTGACGCGGGACCGCCAGACCTTTATCTAGCGTCACTCATCCGACGCGTGAACCGTCCTATGATCCGCCGGCTCGCGTGTCGTCCGGTGTTCGATCCGCTCGCGCCCCCCGCCGCGCGACGGGCCCGATAGCCGCAGCACCCGGGCTCGCTTCGCTACGTCCCGTAGCCGCAGTGTACCGACCGAACACACACGCATATGCCGACAGCCGCCGAGCCGCCGGCAGGTAGCCGGGGCTCGCTCGATCACGGATCGCCGCTCGACCGACGGCCGCCTCGCTCGTATCGGCCGCTCGAACCATCGTCAACGCTCGCCGGAGGTGGCCGTCCATGACCACGGCCGACACGTCCGAGGAGGACCCGTCGCTGTGGCGGAACCGCGACTTCCGGCGGTTCTTCGCCGGTCAGTTCGTGACGAACGCCGGGGACAGCCTCTACACCGTCGCCGTCCTGTGGCTCGTCTTCGAACTCAGCGGCTCGACGGTCCTCACGGGGATCGCCAACGCGCTGTTGTTGCTCCCGTGGCTCCTCCAGATGCTCGCCGGGCCGATCGTGGACCGGCTCCCGCTCAAGCCCGTCCTCGTCGGGTCGCAGGTCCTGCAGGGCGTCGTCGTGCTGGCGCTCCCGCTCGCCGCGGCGGCCGGGCGGCTGAGCGTCGGCGTCCTGTTCGCGGTCGTCCCGCTGTTGACGCTCGCGACGCTGGTGATGACACCGGTGGGGACGACGCTCGTGCCGCGCATCGTCGCCGAGGAGCGGCTCTCGCGGGCCAACTCCGCGCTCGCGACCGTCACGCTCGGGCTCGACATGGTGTTCGACGCGCTCGGCGGCGCGTTCATCTCCGCCTTCGGCGCGACGACGCTGTTCCTGTTCGACTCCGCGACGTTCGCCCTCGCTGGCCTCCTGTTCGCCGAGATCACGGTGCCGGCTGCCGACGCCACGGAGGAGCGCCCCGACCCGGCCGGCGAATCGGTGGTCGGCTCCTACGTCGCCGACCTGCGGAACGGGGTCGACGTCCTCCGCGGAACCGTCTTCGTCGAACTCGTGTTCACGACGGCGGTGCTCAACCTCGCGACCGGCGTGACGCTCGCGATCCTCCCGGCGTTCGGCGACGCGCTCGGCGGCCCCGCCGTCTACGGCCTGTTGCTCGGCGCGCTCGGCGGCGGCCGGCTCGTCGGGTCGCTCCTCGCGCCCCGCCTCGAGGCGGTCGCGTACGGCCGGCTGCTGCTCGCCGGCGACTGCCTGGCCGCGTGCTGCTGGCTTGCCGCGGTCAGTGCGCCCTCGACGGCGCTCACCGTCGCCCTGTTCGGGCTCGCGTGGGTGCCGGCGGGGGTCGCCGGCGTGCTCACGTCGACGCTGAACCAGACGGTGTTCCCGGACGACCTCCTCGGTCGCGTCTCGTCGATCAAGGGGACGGCGGCGGGGGCCACGCTGCCGCTCGGCTCGCTGATCGGCGGCGGCGTCGCCGAGGTGCTCGGCGCGACGACGACGATGGGGCTGGCCGCGCTCGGCTTCGGATTCAGCGGGCTGTACGTGCTCGTTCGCCCCCGGCTCCGCCGTCTTCCCGCGGTCGCGGACGCCGACCCGGGCGACTTCGACGTGACGGCGTCGCCGTCCCGCGACGGGGAGTGACGCGGCGCGACTCCCCCACGGACCGGTTCGAAGCGGGCTCAGGAGGACTCGTTCGACGACCCGTTGCCCGCGTCGGTCCCGCAGGCCATCAGCGTCGACACCGTCGTCACGTCGAGCCCGCCCTCGGCGTCGAGTCGGGCCGTGGTCGACGAGTCGTTACAGTCGAAGTTCCCGGGCGAGAGCGCCGCGGTGGCGACCGCGTCCGATTCGACGACTCGCAGGTCGACCCCGTAGTCCCCGCTCTCGGTGACGGTGACGATCGCCCTCGTGTCCGCCTCGAGCGTGTAGACGCCGTCGAAGCGGGTGGTCGACGGGTCGTCCACGAGGAGCCGCACGGTCCACGAGTCGTCCGTCGGGTTCTCGATGACGACGTCGTGAATGCCCTTCCCCGTGTCCGCCGGGACCGGCTCGTCACCGACCACCTGCGGGGCGAGCCCGTCACCGTCGACCCGTTCGGTCACGACGCCCGGACAGGCCATGAGCGTCGAGATCGAGGTCGAATCCAGCGATCCGTCCGCCTGCACGCCGATCCCCGTCCGCGTGTGGTTACAGGTGAACTGCTCGGTTCCGATCGTCAGCGACTCGGTCGCGTCCGTCGCGGGCAGCGCCGCCTCGACGTCGTAGGGAGCGAGGTCCGTCAGCGACGCGGCGACGGTCGCGGCGGCGGCGAGGTCGAACCGCTCGTCGAGCAGCGCGTCACCGGATCGGACGATCGAGAGCGTCGCCTCCCGCCGCTCGTCAGTCGGGTTGGTCAGCGCGACGCGGTGGGGTTTCCTGAGCCCGCGCGCTTCGAGCGCGCCCGACCCGAGCGTCCGCTCGTCCGTCTCGTCCGCCTTGACGACGGTGGGGTCCGGCATATCGGTCTCGGTGGGAGTTCCGTCCGGCGAGGTGGGAGACGTTCCGGCACCGTCCGCGTTCGTGCCGGCGTCAGCGTCGCCACCGTCTCCACCGCCGCCCGGAGTCGCTCGCGAGACACAGCCCGTCACCGCGGTCGTCAGTCCGATCCCTGCCGCCGTGCCGATGAACGCTCGTCGGTTCACACTCGCACTGTATACGGGGGTAACCATCGCCCTACCCCAGGTTCAAAGAGGGCCTTTGAGTCCCGGACGCGAGCTAGGCCGACCCGTGACGACGCCGCCGGGGTCGGTACGTCCGCCAGTACCAGAGCCCGAACAGACAGCAGGTCACGACGAGGCCGACCCAGAGGAGGACCCCGCCGGGACCGGTCGCAAAGCCGGCGAGCGCGTCCCAGAGCGTCGGCTCCGGCGGCTGCTGGAGCGGCGTCCGGACGGGCCGGACGGACGGGCGGCCGGTCCAGCGGGCGTGGACGAGCGCGCTCGCCAGGCCGAGGACGCCGAGCGCGCCGAGCGCGCGTCGGAGCGCCGTCGAGAGCGACGGGGTCGCGTGTTCGGCCCCCGCGTGGATGACGAGCGCGCTGTTGGTGGGCGCGTACACGTCCATCTCGCGGCCCTGCCCGGAGTACCACGTCTCGACGACCTCGACCAGGTCCGCGTCCACGAGGCGGTCGAGGTGGTAGCTGGCGTTCTGGACCGACGTGTCGAGGGCCGCGGCGACGTCGGAGGCCGTCCGCGGTTCCTCGTAGAGGCTCCCCAGGATCCGACGCGCCGTCGTCGAGGAGACGGCCGCGAGGACGTCGTCGGCGTCGGCGTCCGCGAAGTCGACGAGCCGCGGGTCGAGGTCGCGGCCGGCGAGGTTCTCGGTGGCTGGCTTGAGCGGGAGGAGCGACGTCATTACGGCCCGGTTCGACCCGGGGTAGTTTACACCTGCTGAACGCTCAAAGGGTTCTTTGAGTCCCGTGCCGGTGCCTTCGAGGCCGCGGACGCCGACGCGGAGACCGCCCCGACGGCCGGGGTGAACCGGTCGCTGGCTTAAATCCCCCTCCGAGCGGCGGGAGGGTGTATACCGTCACCGTTTCACACATGGGACAGTATGGCAACCGAAGGAGCGGACGGCACGCACAGACTGGAGAGCGAGCCCGCGGCGCGGAGCATCGCCGACGTCGACCTGCACGAGTTCGACGGGCGGGCGGTGGCGAAGTTCGGCTTCGCGTTCGCCGTCGGCGCGTTCTTCTTCCTCCTGCCGGTTCCCTGGCAGGGCGAGGTGACGGTCCCGTTCGACATCGTCGTGAGCTGGATCACCGGGACGTTCCCGGACGCCGTGGGGGTGTACGCGCTGGCGATCATCGTCGCCGGCGGCGTCGCCACCACCCTCGCGGAGCTCGACGACCGCGGGCTCTGGACGACCGGGTACGACCTCTCGGCCTTCGAGAGCTCGACGGTGTTCTGGGCGCTTCGCGTGCTGGGGGCCGTCCTCGCGCCGATCATGTTCCTCAAGCTCGGCCCCGCGTGGCTCCACACGCCGAGCACTGGCGGGTTCATGTGGGGGACGCTCGTCTACAGCGTGGGCGTCATCATCCCGGTCGGTGCGGTGTTCATCACCGTGTTCGTCGAGCTCGGCGGGCTGGAGTTCGTCGGCACGCTCGCCCGGCCGGTGATGAAGCCGCTGTTCAAGCTGCCGGGACGGGCCGCCCTCGACAGCCTCGCCTCGTGGGTCGGCTCCTACAGCGTCGGCCTCTACGTGACGCGCAACGTCTTCGAGCGCGGCGACTACAGCAAGCGCGACGTGTTCACCATCGCGACGTGCTTCTCGACTGTGAGCATCGGCTTCGTCGGCGTCGTCGCGGCCACGCTGGAGATGCTGGCGCTGTTCCCCGTCATCTTCGCCGCCTACTTCGTCTGTGTCGTCGTCACCGCGGCCATCCTCGTGCGGCTGCCGCCGGTCAGCACGACCCCCGAGGCGTACATCACCGACCCGGACCCCGAGGTCCCGTTCACGGGCTCGCCCGGGGAGTACGTCCGCTTCGCGGCCAGCGAGGCCGTCGGCAAGGCCGCCGAGGGCGAGACGTTCCTCGGCGCCGCAAAGCGCGGGTTCGTCGACGGGGTGCGGCTCACGAGCCTCATCCTCGGCACCATCCTCGCGGTGGGGCTGGCCGCGACGCTGCTATCGGCCAACACCCCGACGTTCGACGTCCTGGGCGCGCCGCTCGTCCCCGTCATCGCCGCGCTCGGGATCCCGAACCCCGAGGTCGTCGCGCCGGCGACCATCGTCGGCATCACCGAGATGTACGTCCCGGTCCTGCTCGTCGTGGAGGCCGACCCGATGGCCCGCTTCTTCGTCGCCGTGCTGGCCGTCTCCCAGCTCATCTTCTTCTCAAGCGTCGGACCGATGACGATGGACATGTTCTCGGACGTGCCCGTCCGGTTCCGCGATCTCGTCCTCCTGTTCGTCATGCGGACGATCATCCTCGTCCCGTTGATCGCCGGCATCACCCACCTGGTCGCGGCGATGGGGCTGCTCTAGGCGACCACGTCGACGAGCGAATCCACCAGCTTGTTCTCGGCGCGGCGGAGGTGTTCCTCGGCCGTTCGGCGCGTCACCCCCACCGCGTCGGCGATCTCGGCGGTCGTCACCGCCCGCGGGATCTCGTAGTAGCCGTTGTCGGCCGCGTACCGCAGGACCGCGGACTGCCGGTCGGTCAGGTCGGGCGCGACCCCGTGGGGCGCGAGCAGCGGGCTTCGGGGGCGGACGGAGTCGATCTTCCGCTTCGACTCGACGGTGACGGCGGCGTCGGCCGCCAGGAGGTCGTGGAAGCAGTCGGTGAGCGCTCCGGCCGACAGCGACAGCACGCGACAGATCTTGTCGCCGCCCTCGTACTCCAGCGGGTACAACAGGAGACAGCCGTGCCGGTCGAGGACCGACTCGATCAGGTCGGCCTCGTGGTCGCGGAGGCAGTCGCCGGTGACCAGCACGGTCTCCCCGCGGTTCCGGAGCCGTTCCCGGACCCCGACCGTCTCGCTCACCCGGGCTTCCACCTCGTCTGCCGCCTCCGCGGAGACGTGGAGCAGGTCGCAGTGGCGGTTACACCAGAGTTCGATGCTCGCGGCCGTGCCCGCCGTCGCGTCGGCGTACGCCGACCGCCCGGTGATGCGCAGCGTCGCCTCGTACATGCACGGGAGCGCGGCCCGACGGTACATAAATGACACTCCGAACGGAGGGCCGAACGGTATCCGCCCACGTGTGCAACTAGCACGACATGGCAGGCCAGCAGGAACGGACCGACGCCGCGGATCGCATCGGCGAGCCGAGCGAGCAGTGGCGCGGCTACCGGGGCGCGCCCACCGGCACCGACATCGAGTGCGAGGGCTGGCGACAGGAGGCGGCGCTCCGCATGCTGAACAACAACCTCGACCCCGAGGTCGGCGAGGACCCGGAGAACCTCGTCGTCTACGGCGGCACCGGCCGCGCCGCCCGGTCGTGGGACGCCTACGACGCCATCCTCGACCAGCTTCGGGGCCTGGCGGACGACGAGACGCTGCTCGTCCAGTCCGGCAAGCCGGTCGGGCGGTTCAAGACCCACGAGCGCGCGCCGCGGGTGCTCATCGCCAACTCCAACCTCGTCGGGAAGTGGGACGACTGGGAGCACTTCCACGAACTCGAGGCGCAGGGGAAGATCATGTACGGCCAGATGACCGCCGGCTCGTGGGCCTACATCGGCACGCAGGGCATCATCCAGGGCACCTACGAGACGCTCGCGGAACTCGCCCGCCGGGAGTACGACGGCGACCTCGCGGGGCGGACGGTCGTCACCGGCGGGCTCGGCGGGATGAGCGGCGCACAGCCGCTCGCGGTGACGATGAACCGGGGCGTCTGCATCGCAGCCGAGGTGAAGGGCGACCGCATCGACCGCCGCCTGGAGACCGACTATCTGATGGAGCGCGTCGACGACCTCGACGAGGCGATGGCCCGCGCCGCGGACGCGGCCGAGGCCGGCGAGCCGTACAGCGTCGGCATCGAGATGAACGTCGTGGACATGCTGGAGACGATGCGCGCGGAGGGGTTCGTCCCGGACGTCGTCACCGACCAGACGAGCGCGCACGACGAACTGGAGGGCTACTACCCGGCCGGCTACTCGGTGGCGGAGGCCGACGACCTCCGGGAGTCCGACCCCGAGCGCTACGTCGCCGAAAGCCTGGACACGATGGAGCGACACCTCGACGCCATCCTCGCGCTCCGGGACGAGGGCGCGGTCGCGTTCGAGTACGGCAACAACCTGCGCGGGCAGGTCCGCGAGCACCGCGGCCGCGAGGACGCGTTCGACTACCCGGGATTCGTCCCGGCGTACATCCGTCCGATGTTCTGTCGCGGCCGCGGCCCGTTCCGGTGGGCCGCCCTCTCGGGAGACCCCGCCGACATCCACCGCACTGACGAGGCGGTGACGGAGCTGTTCCCCGACAAGGACGCGCTCCGCCGCTGGATCGACCTCGCGCAGGAACAGGTGTCGTTCCAGGGGCTCCCCTCCCGGGTGTGCTGGCTCGGCTACCAATCGAACGACGACGGCCTCACCGAGCGCGCGGAGTTCGCGCTCGAAATCAACGAGCTGGTCGCCGACGGCGAGATCAGCGCGCCGATTGTCGTCACCCGCGACCACCTCGACGCGGGCTCGGTCGCCTCGCCGAACCGGGAGACCGAGGCGATGAAGGACGGCACCGACGCGGTCGCAGACTGGCCCATCTTGAATGCCTTGCTGAACTGTGCCGCGGGCGCGGACATCGTCTCGGTCCACGACGGCGGCGGCGTCGGCATCGGCAACGCGCTCCACGCGAACAACCACGTCGTCCTCGACGGCTCCGAGCTCGCGGCAGAGAAGGCGCGACGCGTGTTCACCACCGACCCCGGAATGGGCGTGATCCGCCACGCTGACGCGGGCTACGAGGACGCCCTCGAGGAGGCCGAGCGGTCGGACGTCACGGTCCCGATGCGGGAGGAGCGATGACCCTCCGCGCGCCGCCCGACTGGCTCGGCCCGTCGGACGACCCGAACGACGCGCAGTTCGGCGACGTCGTCAAGCCGACGGCGCTCGCGGACGCCGACGAGTACGACGCGGTCCTCGTCGGCGAGCCGTACGACGGCGCCGTCATCGGCCGGCGCGGTGCCGCCGGAGCCCCGAGCGCGATCCGCGAGTCGCTGGCGGGCGCGAAGGCACACCACTACGAGGCCGGACCGGTGACGGGCGTCGGCGACCTGGGCGACGTCGAGATTCCGGGCAGCGCCGACGGACGGGGAGACGCAGGGACGGACGCGGGAGTGGGCGAACCGGACGTCGCCGCGGTCCAGGAGGCCGTCGCCGAGACGACCCGCGAGGTCCACGCGGCCGACGCGCTCCCCGTCTTTCTGGGCGGCGACAACTCGCTCACGGTTCCGAACGTGCTGCCGCTGCTGGACGGGGCGGGCGCCGTCGGGGACGGGGTGGCCGCCGGCGCGGCGGAGCCGAGCGTCGGCGTCGTCAGCCTCGACGCACACCTCGACTGCCGGGAGCCGACCGACGGCCCGACGAGCGGCACGCCGTACCGGCAGCTGTTCGACGCCGGGCTGGACGCGCTCTCGGTCGTCGGCGCGCGCCACTTCGAGACGTCGACCGCCTACGCCGAGTTCCTCGCCGGGCGCGACGGCACCGTGTTCACGCCGCGGGACGTCCGGGCCGACCCGGCGGGCATCGCCGACGCCGCCGTCGAGGCGCTCGGCGACGTCGATCAGGTGTACGTCAGCCTCGACGTCGACGTGCTCGACGGGGCCGCCGCGCCCGGCGTGAGCGCGCCGACTCCCGGCGGAGTTCGGACGGCAGAACTGTACGAACTGGTCGGGAGCCTCGTCCGCGACGGGCGCGTCGTCGGCGTCGAGGTCGTGGAGTGCGCGCCGCCGCTCGACCGCGACGGCCGGACGGTGACGGCGGCCTCGCGTGCGGTCGCCCACGCGCTCGCCGGGGTGACCGCCCGTGCGTGAGGAGTCGGGTTCCGGCGAGTCGGCGACGGCGGGGAGCGAACCGCCGGAACGCACGGTCGTCCACGGCGCCTCGGAACTCGTCGTCGGCCCGGACGACGGCGTCGAAGTCGAGACGATCACGGACGGGGCGTTCGCCGCCGAGGACGGCCGCGTCGTCGCCATCGGCACGACCGACGAGGTGCTGCGCGAGTACCCCGCCGGGAGCGCCGACGTCGCCGTCGACGCCGACGGTCGCCTGGTGACGCCGGGGTTCGTCGACCCGCACTCCCACGCCGTCTTCGCCGGCGACCGGACCGACGAGTTCGCGGCGAAGTTGCGGGGCAAATCCTACGAGGACATCCTCGCCGAGGGCGGCGGCATCCTCCGCACGGTGAGAGCGGTCCGCGAGGCCGACGAGGCGACGCTGACCGCGAACCTGCTCGAGCACCTCGACGTCATGCTCGCGCACGGCACCACCACGGTCGAGGTCAAGAGCGGCTACGGCCTCTCGACCGAGTCCGAACTGAAACTGCTCCGCGCCATCGACGCGGCCGCCGAAGCGCACCCGGTCTCGGTCGTGCCGACGTTCATGGGCGCGCACGCGGTCCCCGATGGCGACGACGCCGAGGCGTACACCCGACGGGTCGTCGACGAACAGATACCGGCCGTCGCCGAGCAGGGCATCGCGGACTTTTGCGACGTGTTCTGCGAGCGCGGCGTGTTCTCGGCGGACCAGTCGCGCCGGATCCTGGAGGCGGGACGGGAGGCCGGCCTGACGCCGAAGATCCACGCCGACGAGTTCGCCGACGTGGGGGCGACGGGGGTCGCCGCCGACGTCGGCGCGGCGAGTGCGGACCACCTCCTCCGGACCGACGACGACGGTGCCGACCGACTCGTCGAGGCGGGCGTGACGCCCGTCCTGCTGCCCGGAACGGCGTTCGCGCTCGGCGAGGCGTACGCCGACGCCCGCCGGTTCCTCGACGCCGGAACGCCGGTCGCGCTCGCAACCGACTTCAACCCGAACTGCTTCGCCCGCAGCATGGGCTTCGTCGCCACGCTCGGCTGCGTCGGGATGGGGATGACGCCGGCCGAGTCGGTCCGGGGGGTCACGCACGCCGCAGCGGAAGCGCTCGACCGGGCGGACGGGGCGGGCGGCGTCGGGACGCTCCGCCCCGGCGCACCCGCTGACGCGGTCGTCCACGGCGTAGGGAAACTCGTGGACGTCCCGTACAGCCTGGACGTGAACACGGTCGAGACGGTGCTCTCGAAGGGGAGTCGCGTCGTCGCGGACGGGAGGGTCGCCCGTGAGTGAGACCGAGGTCGTCCTCGACGGCGACTCGCTCACGCCCGAGGAGGTCCGCGCGGTCGCCCGCGACCGTGTGGCCGTCCGAATCGCGGACGCGGCACGGGAATCGGTCCGCGAGGCCCGCGAGCGTGTCGTCTCGGCCGTCGACTCGGGCGAGGCGGTGTACGGGCTCAACACCGGCTTCGGCCACCTCGTCGACACGCGGATCGACCCCGAGGACGTGGAGGCGCTCCAGACGAACCTCGTCCGCAGCCACGCGGC
This window harbors:
- a CDS encoding ArsR/SmtB family transcription factor, whose protein sequence is MTSLLPLKPATENLAGRDLDPRLVDFADADADDVLAAVSSTTARRILGSLYEEPRTASDVAAALDTSVQNASYHLDRLVDADLVEVVETWYSGQGREMDVYAPTNSALVIHAGAEHATPSLSTALRRALGALGVLGLASALVHARWTGRPSVRPVRTPLQQPPEPTLWDALAGFATGPGGVLLWVGLVVTCCLFGLWYWRTYRPRRRRHGSA
- the hutU gene encoding urocanate hydratase, whose translation is MAGQQERTDAADRIGEPSEQWRGYRGAPTGTDIECEGWRQEAALRMLNNNLDPEVGEDPENLVVYGGTGRAARSWDAYDAILDQLRGLADDETLLVQSGKPVGRFKTHERAPRVLIANSNLVGKWDDWEHFHELEAQGKIMYGQMTAGSWAYIGTQGIIQGTYETLAELARREYDGDLAGRTVVTGGLGGMSGAQPLAVTMNRGVCIAAEVKGDRIDRRLETDYLMERVDDLDEAMARAADAAEAGEPYSVGIEMNVVDMLETMRAEGFVPDVVTDQTSAHDELEGYYPAGYSVAEADDLRESDPERYVAESLDTMERHLDAILALRDEGAVAFEYGNNLRGQVREHRGREDAFDYPGFVPAYIRPMFCRGRGPFRWAALSGDPADIHRTDEAVTELFPDKDALRRWIDLAQEQVSFQGLPSRVCWLGYQSNDDGLTERAEFALEINELVADGEISAPIVVTRDHLDAGSVASPNRETEAMKDGTDAVADWPILNALLNCAAGADIVSVHDGGGVGIGNALHANNHVVLDGSELAAEKARRVFTTDPGMGVIRHADAGYEDALEEAERSDVTVPMREER
- a CDS encoding ParA family protein, producing the protein MTDSSRTPTVAVSNQKGGVGKTTTAINVGGALNERGNDVLFVDLDPQGNATENLGMMEAYDAEPPTLFDCLTDPEEREAVHDIVHEHPEMDVLPSNIDMTAAEPELTLSRRSGEQLALLLDRIEDDYDFIVVDCPPNLGNLMDNALYAARNLLIPALAESTSKRAFELLFDHVEALELDYDITIRERGVVVNRIDVRKNQASEMVDWINEAFDGVPVWEVRERAAVQKALEDGSSLLQYDPECDMCEVFLEVAANLEEQFAVTEVEA
- the hutI gene encoding imidazolonepropionase; this translates as MREESGSGESATAGSEPPERTVVHGASELVVGPDDGVEVETITDGAFAAEDGRVVAIGTTDEVLREYPAGSADVAVDADGRLVTPGFVDPHSHAVFAGDRTDEFAAKLRGKSYEDILAEGGGILRTVRAVREADEATLTANLLEHLDVMLAHGTTTVEVKSGYGLSTESELKLLRAIDAAAEAHPVSVVPTFMGAHAVPDGDDAEAYTRRVVDEQIPAVAEQGIADFCDVFCERGVFSADQSRRILEAGREAGLTPKIHADEFADVGATGVAADVGAASADHLLRTDDDGADRLVEAGVTPVLLPGTAFALGEAYADARRFLDAGTPVALATDFNPNCFARSMGFVATLGCVGMGMTPAESVRGVTHAAAEALDRADGAGGVGTLRPGAPADAVVHGVGKLVDVPYSLDVNTVETVLSKGSRVVADGRVARE
- a CDS encoding YjiH family protein yields the protein MATEGADGTHRLESEPAARSIADVDLHEFDGRAVAKFGFAFAVGAFFFLLPVPWQGEVTVPFDIVVSWITGTFPDAVGVYALAIIVAGGVATTLAELDDRGLWTTGYDLSAFESSTVFWALRVLGAVLAPIMFLKLGPAWLHTPSTGGFMWGTLVYSVGVIIPVGAVFITVFVELGGLEFVGTLARPVMKPLFKLPGRAALDSLASWVGSYSVGLYVTRNVFERGDYSKRDVFTIATCFSTVSIGFVGVVAATLEMLALFPVIFAAYFVCVVVTAAILVRLPPVSTTPEAYITDPDPEVPFTGSPGEYVRFAASEAVGKAAEGETFLGAAKRGFVDGVRLTSLILGTILAVGLAATLLSANTPTFDVLGAPLVPVIAALGIPNPEVVAPATIVGITEMYVPVLLVVEADPMARFFVAVLAVSQLIFFSSVGPMTMDMFSDVPVRFRDLVLLFVMRTIILVPLIAGITHLVAAMGLL
- a CDS encoding helix-turn-helix domain-containing protein; this translates as MYEATLRITGRSAYADATAGTAASIELWCNRHCDLLHVSAEAADEVEARVSETVGVRERLRNRGETVLVTGDCLRDHEADLIESVLDRHGCLLLYPLEYEGGDKICRVLSLSAGALTDCFHDLLAADAAVTVESKRKIDSVRPRSPLLAPHGVAPDLTDRQSAVLRYAADNGYYEIPRAVTTAEIADAVGVTRRTAEEHLRRAENKLVDSLVDVVA
- the hutG gene encoding formimidoylglutamase, with translation MTLRAPPDWLGPSDDPNDAQFGDVVKPTALADADEYDAVLVGEPYDGAVIGRRGAAGAPSAIRESLAGAKAHHYEAGPVTGVGDLGDVEIPGSADGRGDAGTDAGVGEPDVAAVQEAVAETTREVHAADALPVFLGGDNSLTVPNVLPLLDGAGAVGDGVAAGAAEPSVGVVSLDAHLDCREPTDGPTSGTPYRQLFDAGLDALSVVGARHFETSTAYAEFLAGRDGTVFTPRDVRADPAGIADAAVEALGDVDQVYVSLDVDVLDGAAAPGVSAPTPGGVRTAELYELVGSLVRDGRVVGVEVVECAPPLDRDGRTVTAASRAVAHALAGVTARA
- a CDS encoding MFS transporter, with protein sequence MTTADTSEEDPSLWRNRDFRRFFAGQFVTNAGDSLYTVAVLWLVFELSGSTVLTGIANALLLLPWLLQMLAGPIVDRLPLKPVLVGSQVLQGVVVLALPLAAAAGRLSVGVLFAVVPLLTLATLVMTPVGTTLVPRIVAEERLSRANSALATVTLGLDMVFDALGGAFISAFGATTLFLFDSATFALAGLLFAEITVPAADATEERPDPAGESVVGSYVADLRNGVDVLRGTVFVELVFTTAVLNLATGVTLAILPAFGDALGGPAVYGLLLGALGGGRLVGSLLAPRLEAVAYGRLLLAGDCLAACCWLAAVSAPSTALTVALFGLAWVPAGVAGVLTSTLNQTVFPDDLLGRVSSIKGTAAGATLPLGSLIGGGVAEVLGATTTMGLAALGFGFSGLYVLVRPRLRRLPAVADADPGDFDVTASPSRDGE